From the genome of Marinitoga litoralis:
TCTAGTAGCTATTTCTGTTATTATAATGAAATGGTTAATAGAGTCTATTATAATTAAATTACTAGTAAAAGAAATTAAATATAAAAGTGCAATTAATTTTACTTTGATAGGTCAATTCTATAGTTATTTAACTCCATTTTATACTGGGGGACAACCTTTTCAAATAATATATTTATCAAAGTTTGGTATTGATCCTGGAAAAGCAACAGCAACAATATTATTTAAAACTTTTATTTTTCAAATAAATATGGCTTTACTAGGTATTATTGGGATTATATATTCAATATTTAACTATACAAAAAGTATAACAATAGGAATAATGTTAGGTGTATTTATGAATTCATTGGCTGTTTTTTTAATAGTATTTTATGTTATTAATGAAAATGCGGCTATAAATACAACAATGTATTTTGTAAGAATTCTTAAAAAAATAGGTATATTAAAAGAACCAGAAAAATACACCGATGAAATTATTCTTAAAGTAAAAACATTTATAGAAATATTTAAAAGTGAATCAAAAAAAATATGGAAAATAGTATTA
Proteins encoded in this window:
- a CDS encoding lysylphosphatidylglycerol synthase transmembrane domain-containing protein; translation: MKKKYIYGFLFALITTIVVFILVSGINGFVENIHSFVGYNYFFFLVAISVIIMKWLIESIIIKLLVKEIKYKSAINFTLIGQFYSYLTPFYTGGQPFQIIYLSKFGIDPGKATATILFKTFIFQINMALLGIIGIIYSIFNYTKSITIGIMLGVFMNSLAVFLIVFYVINENAAINTTMYFVRILKKIGILKEPEKYTDEIILKVKTFIEIFKSESKKIWKIVLIFILSIIQFGSSVIILPLIIKGFGIFVNLNIFIRSLITQITSSIVPTPGTSGGAEGIFYLLFSNIVSADKIGAVIILWRFVIYYFVLLIGGIVVLLNHKKRM